A stretch of Pseudomonas taetrolens DNA encodes these proteins:
- a CDS encoding DMT family transporter translates to MLATALVLVAAVLHAVWNTLIKFSGERLLVIACMDTVALLVVAALVGFVSFPPAEIWPWILASALFELLYRVLLIRAYRVGDLGLVYPLMRGLSPLVVLALTLTFAGEVLSGQQIIGILLIPCGMACLLWQGGGGDRLPWSMLPVVALIGLCIGCYTFLDGQAIRRWSHPLDYLVWLTLVSAWPFPLLAVTRKRAAFTLFWRTQWRLGLAVGVCVLASYALVLWAMQLGSIAEAAALREVSVILVVLFGMRYLKEPFGGPRLLACGLVLIGMLVMKL, encoded by the coding sequence GTGCTGGCAACGGCGTTGGTGTTGGTCGCGGCAGTGTTGCATGCGGTCTGGAATACCCTGATCAAGTTCAGCGGCGAGCGGTTGCTGGTGATCGCCTGCATGGACACGGTAGCGCTGTTGGTTGTGGCCGCGCTGGTGGGGTTCGTCTCATTCCCGCCGGCGGAGATCTGGCCGTGGATTCTGGCCTCGGCGTTGTTCGAACTGCTATATCGAGTGCTGTTGATCCGGGCGTATCGGGTCGGCGATTTAGGCTTGGTATATCCCTTGATGCGCGGGCTGTCGCCGCTGGTGGTGCTGGCGCTGACACTGACATTTGCCGGAGAGGTGCTCAGCGGGCAGCAAATCATTGGCATTCTGTTGATCCCGTGCGGGATGGCGTGTCTGCTGTGGCAGGGCGGTGGCGGGGATCGCCTGCCATGGTCAATGCTGCCGGTGGTCGCCCTGATTGGGCTGTGCATCGGCTGCTATACCTTCCTGGACGGTCAGGCGATACGTCGCTGGTCGCATCCGCTGGATTATCTGGTCTGGCTGACGCTGGTCAGTGCCTGGCCGTTTCCGTTGCTGGCAGTCACTCGCAAACGCGCTGCGTTCACGCTGTTTTGGCGTACGCAGTGGCGGCTGGGCCTGGCGGTGGGTGTTTGCGTATTGGCCAGCTATGCGCTGGTGTTGTGGGCCATGCAGTTGGGCTCGATTGCCGAGGCGGCGGCCCTGCGGGAAGTCAGTGTGATTTTGGTGGTGCTGTTCGGGATGCGCTACCTCAAAGAACCTTTTGGCGGGCCAAGGCTCTTAGCTTGTGGGCTGGTGCTGATCGGCATGCTCGTGATGAAACTCTAA
- a CDS encoding MAPEG family protein, giving the protein MTVAFWCVLIAFCLTYVCTVFAKFSDGKFGARQNHDPRTFLDGLQGFAKRAHSAQLNSFEVNPAFAAAVIIADIVGNADPVTIDVLAVLFITSRMLYIICYLADWAILRSIIWFAGMGLVVSFFFVSL; this is encoded by the coding sequence ATGACCGTAGCTTTCTGGTGCGTACTGATTGCCTTCTGCCTGACCTATGTGTGCACCGTCTTTGCCAAGTTCAGCGACGGCAAGTTCGGGGCCAGACAGAATCATGACCCGCGGACGTTTCTCGACGGCCTGCAAGGGTTTGCCAAACGTGCCCACAGCGCCCAGCTCAACAGCTTTGAAGTGAACCCGGCCTTTGCCGCGGCGGTGATCATTGCCGACATCGTGGGCAATGCAGATCCCGTGACCATTGATGTGCTGGCAGTGCTGTTTATCACCAGCCGCATGCTGTACATCATTTGCTACCTGGCCGATTGGGCCATATTGCGCTCCATTATCTGGTTTGCCGGTATGGGGCTGGTCGTCAGCTTCTTTTTTGTGTCGCTTTAA
- the mltA gene encoding murein transglycosylase A, which yields MSRFFKPLAWALPVVMLLAGCNGTDKETDKDAAQPEPHTTYSKADWGALPEVTGSDLQGGFASWRSACTRLKADQNWGPVCSDAASLPASPSVEQISSFLQTHLDVYSLRSAQGSSDGLITGYYEPVYPGSLTRTKAANVPIYGIPADLIVVNLDSLYPELKGKRLRGRLEGRVIKPYDTAETINSKGLDAPVLAWLTDPMDLQFLQIQGSGRVQLDNGRQLRIGYADQNGHPYKPIGRWLVEQGELKKEDVTMGTIHAWAMTHPERVHEMLASNPSYVFFTQNPDSNEGPRGSLNVPLTPGYSVAVDRKVIPLGSLLWLSTTQPDGQPIVRPVAAQDTGGAIAGEVRADFFVGTGPEAGQLAGDMKQTGSIWLLWPKGAVLPQ from the coding sequence ATGAGTAGATTTTTCAAACCTCTGGCCTGGGCCCTGCCCGTCGTGATGCTACTGGCCGGTTGCAATGGTACCGACAAGGAAACAGACAAGGACGCCGCACAACCCGAACCCCATACGACTTACAGCAAAGCTGATTGGGGAGCACTGCCGGAAGTGACGGGCAGTGACCTTCAAGGCGGCTTTGCGTCGTGGCGCAGCGCCTGCACCCGCCTCAAGGCTGATCAGAACTGGGGGCCCGTTTGCAGTGATGCCGCCAGTTTGCCCGCCAGCCCGAGCGTCGAACAGATCAGTAGCTTCCTGCAAACCCATCTCGATGTGTACAGCCTGCGCTCGGCACAAGGCAGCAGCGACGGTTTGATCACCGGTTATTACGAGCCGGTCTACCCTGGCAGCCTGACCCGGACCAAAGCCGCCAACGTCCCCATCTACGGCATACCCGCCGACTTGATCGTGGTGAATCTGGACAGCCTTTACCCCGAACTCAAGGGCAAGCGCCTGCGTGGACGCCTTGAAGGTCGCGTGATCAAACCCTACGACACGGCTGAAACCATCAACAGCAAAGGCCTGGATGCCCCGGTGCTGGCGTGGCTGACCGACCCGATGGACCTGCAGTTCCTGCAAATCCAGGGGTCGGGCCGCGTGCAACTCGATAATGGTCGGCAGTTGCGCATTGGTTACGCTGACCAGAACGGTCATCCCTACAAACCCATTGGCCGCTGGCTGGTTGAACAGGGCGAGTTGAAAAAGGAAGACGTGACCATGGGCACCATCCATGCCTGGGCCATGACTCATCCTGAGCGGGTACACGAGATGCTGGCAAGCAACCCCAGCTATGTGTTTTTCACCCAGAATCCTGACAGCAACGAAGGGCCTCGCGGCTCGCTTAACGTGCCACTGACGCCTGGCTATAGCGTGGCCGTTGATCGCAAGGTGATCCCGCTGGGCAGCCTGTTGTGGTTATCGACCACCCAACCGGATGGCCAACCCATCGTGCGACCGGTAGCAGCCCAGGACACGGGCGGTGCCATTGCGGGCGAAGTGCGTGCCGACTTCTTCGTCGGCACCGGCCCCGAGGCGGGCCAATTGGCCGGTGACATGAAGCAGACAGGCAGTATCTGGCTGTTGTGGCCCAAAGGCGCAGTGTTGCCTCAATAA
- a CDS encoding c-type cytochrome, which yields MIVKRLTVVVLACLMLSACGGVDPDSPQGQRKAIFKQMLKTSEDLGGMLRGRIPFDGPRFTAGATQLDALSHEPWKHFSQVKESDQTNATDDVWQKQARFQALARQLEAATGELVVVSQVQPYKVSNLMPAVKKVEDTCSACHKEFRNH from the coding sequence ATGATTGTTAAACGATTGACTGTTGTAGTGCTGGCCTGCCTGATGCTGTCAGCGTGTGGCGGGGTTGATCCCGACTCGCCGCAAGGCCAGCGTAAAGCGATTTTCAAGCAAATGCTAAAGACCAGCGAAGACCTGGGTGGCATGTTGCGTGGCCGCATTCCTTTCGACGGCCCGCGTTTTACCGCGGGTGCGACCCAGCTTGATGCGCTTTCTCATGAGCCCTGGAAGCATTTTTCGCAGGTCAAGGAGTCTGATCAAACCAATGCGACCGACGATGTCTGGCAAAAACAGGCGCGTTTTCAGGCATTGGCACGTCAGCTCGAAGCGGCCACCGGTGAACTGGTGGTCGTCAGTCAGGTTCAGCCCTACAAGGTCAGCAATCTGATGCCCGCGGTCAAGAAAGTCGAAGACACCTGCAGCGCGTGTCACAAGGAATTCCGCAACCACTGA
- a CDS encoding DUF1090 domain-containing protein, with translation MKLLSPLALFTVCGLLAAPLMAANQAPELTGCEAKKHAISQELEQARAHGNSNQVAGLEKALSEVTAHCTDSGLKKERENKVLEAKHEVSQRQADLDKAMKKGDPEKIDKRKNKLAESRKELQEALDQLDK, from the coding sequence ATGAAACTTCTTTCACCGCTCGCCCTGTTTACTGTTTGTGGTCTGCTCGCTGCCCCGCTGATGGCCGCCAATCAAGCACCAGAATTGACCGGCTGTGAGGCTAAAAAACACGCCATCAGCCAGGAACTCGAACAAGCCCGCGCCCATGGCAACAGCAACCAGGTGGCCGGACTGGAAAAAGCCCTGAGTGAAGTGACCGCTCATTGCACCGACTCGGGTCTGAAGAAAGAACGCGAAAACAAGGTGCTGGAAGCCAAGCACGAAGTCAGCCAGCGTCAGGCCGACCTGGACAAAGCCATGAAAAAAGGCGATCCGGAAAAAATCGACAAGCGCAAAAACAAGCTGGCTGAATCGCGCAAAGAGCTGCAAGAAGCGCTGGATCAACTGGATAAATAA
- the ligB gene encoding NAD-dependent DNA ligase LigB has translation MLATFRFAGGLLLAFFTFDTHADTCPDWPAPKVAQQTSALRQQLQVWDDSYHREGVSLVSDAVYDRSRARLEHWQRCFALPDLATDNPLHTAGGTAPHPVAHTGLSKLPDETAVKAWITGRQGLWIQPKVDGVAITLVYRQGRLQRVISRGDGLHGQDWTRSAQAIEAIPQHLPHAVDIVLQGELYWRLPGHVQARSGSLNARSTVAGLMARQQLTLEQGQGIGLFVWDWPDGRGTFEERLQHLGSLGFVDSTAYSQAIEHVEQARSWRAHWYDSPLPFASDGVVMRQSQRPAATRWRPSPPNWAAAWKYPHAQAVSEVRKVTFKVGRTGRITPMLELEPVRLDDRQIKRISAGSLQRWQSLDIRPGDHVAISLAGMTIPRLDSVVMRADERVEIHVPTPNHFHHLSCWQPVAGCESQFLARLNWLSGKQGLALPFVGPGTWNSLVQSGQINNLFDWLTLDAAQLANIDGFGERNSTRLLASLRGARQQPFARWVKALGLPPTGDVPLGVSWQALVARDSGTWLAQPGIGPRRAAQLTAFLRDPNVQALSEILSAAGIDGFD, from the coding sequence ATGCTGGCCACCTTCCGTTTCGCAGGCGGGTTACTGCTCGCCTTTTTCACATTCGACACTCACGCCGACACCTGCCCCGACTGGCCGGCGCCAAAGGTTGCCCAACAGACCAGCGCACTGCGCCAGCAGCTACAAGTGTGGGACGACAGTTATCACCGCGAAGGTGTTTCCCTGGTCAGCGACGCGGTTTACGACCGCTCGCGTGCACGCCTGGAACACTGGCAACGCTGCTTTGCCCTGCCAGACCTTGCCACCGATAACCCATTGCATACAGCTGGTGGCACCGCGCCCCATCCCGTTGCGCACACGGGTCTGAGCAAGCTGCCTGATGAGACCGCGGTCAAAGCATGGATCACAGGACGGCAAGGGCTGTGGATTCAACCCAAGGTCGATGGCGTGGCCATCACGCTGGTCTATCGCCAGGGCCGATTGCAGCGTGTGATCAGCCGTGGTGATGGTCTGCACGGTCAAGACTGGACCCGCTCCGCACAGGCCATCGAGGCCATTCCTCAACACCTGCCGCACGCCGTGGATATCGTGCTGCAAGGTGAGCTGTACTGGCGCCTGCCCGGTCATGTCCAGGCCAGATCCGGCAGCCTCAATGCCCGTAGCACGGTCGCAGGCTTGATGGCGCGCCAGCAGTTAACGCTTGAGCAAGGTCAGGGCATCGGCCTGTTTGTCTGGGACTGGCCCGACGGCCGCGGCACGTTCGAAGAGCGGCTGCAGCACCTGGGCAGTTTGGGTTTCGTCGACAGCACGGCCTACAGTCAGGCCATTGAACACGTCGAGCAGGCCCGATCCTGGCGCGCGCACTGGTATGACAGCCCCTTGCCGTTTGCCAGTGATGGCGTGGTGATGCGTCAAAGTCAGCGGCCAGCCGCCACGCGCTGGCGACCCTCGCCACCCAACTGGGCGGCTGCGTGGAAGTACCCACATGCTCAGGCCGTCAGTGAAGTGCGCAAGGTCACGTTCAAGGTGGGTCGCACCGGGCGCATCACGCCGATGCTGGAGCTGGAGCCCGTACGTCTTGATGATCGCCAGATCAAACGCATCAGTGCCGGGTCCTTGCAGCGCTGGCAATCCCTGGACATCCGCCCCGGAGACCACGTCGCCATCAGCCTCGCGGGCATGACCATCCCGCGACTGGACAGCGTGGTCATGCGTGCCGATGAACGGGTTGAAATACACGTGCCGACACCCAATCACTTTCATCACCTGAGCTGCTGGCAACCGGTAGCAGGTTGTGAAAGCCAGTTTTTGGCCCGCCTGAACTGGCTCAGCGGTAAACAAGGGCTGGCCCTGCCATTTGTCGGGCCCGGCACCTGGAACAGCCTGGTCCAGAGCGGGCAAATCAACAACCTGTTCGATTGGTTGACCCTGGATGCTGCACAGCTTGCTAACATTGACGGCTTCGGTGAACGCAACAGCACGCGTTTGCTCGCAAGTTTGCGCGGTGCCCGGCAACAACCGTTTGCGCGCTGGGTGAAAGCACTTGGCCTTCCACCCACGGGGGATGTGCCTCTGGGGGTCTCATGGCAAGCGCTGGTCGCACGGGATTCCGGCACATGGCTGGCACAGCCGGGGATTGGTCCACGACGCGCGGCACAATTGACGGCCTTCTTGCGAGACCCGAATGTTCAGGCGTTAAGTGAAATATTAAGCGCTGCCGGAATTGACGGTTTCGATTAA
- the metK gene encoding methionine adenosyltransferase has product MSEYSLFTSESVSEGHPDKIADQISDAVLDAIIAEDKFARVACETLVKTGVAIIAGEVTTSAWVDLEQIVRDVITDIGYTSSNVGFDGATCGVMNIIGKQSPDINQGVDRAKPEDQGAGDQGLMFGYASNETDVLMPAPITYSHQLVQRQAEARKSGLLPWLRPDAKSQVTCRYEGGKVVAIDAIVLSTQHNPEVSYKDLREGVMELIVKHVLPAELLHKDTQFHINPTGQFIIGGPVGDCGLTGRKIIVDTYGGMARHGGGAFSGKDPSKVDRSAAYAGRYVAKNIVAAGLAERCEIQVSYAIGVAQPTSISLNTFGTGKISDDKIIKLVRDVFDLRPYAITTMLDLLHPMYQETAAYGHFGRTPQTKTVGNDTFTTFTWERTDRADDLRAAAGI; this is encoded by the coding sequence ATGAGCGAATACTCCCTTTTCACCTCCGAGTCCGTGTCTGAAGGGCATCCGGACAAAATCGCCGACCAGATTTCTGACGCGGTGCTGGACGCCATCATTGCTGAAGACAAGTTCGCCCGTGTGGCGTGCGAGACTCTGGTGAAAACTGGCGTAGCGATCATCGCCGGCGAAGTCACCACTTCGGCCTGGGTTGACCTGGAGCAGATCGTTCGTGACGTGATCACTGACATCGGTTACACCAGCTCCAACGTCGGCTTTGACGGCGCGACCTGCGGCGTGATGAACATCATCGGCAAGCAATCCCCCGACATCAACCAGGGTGTTGACCGTGCCAAGCCTGAAGATCAGGGCGCCGGCGACCAGGGCCTGATGTTCGGCTACGCCAGCAACGAAACCGACGTGCTCATGCCTGCGCCGATCACCTACTCTCACCAGTTGGTACAGCGCCAGGCCGAAGCCCGCAAATCCGGCCTGCTGCCTTGGCTGCGCCCGGATGCCAAGTCCCAGGTAACCTGCCGTTACGAAGGTGGCAAGGTTGTCGCTATCGACGCCATCGTACTGTCGACCCAGCACAACCCTGAAGTCTCCTACAAAGACTTGCGCGAAGGCGTGATGGAACTGATCGTCAAGCACGTGCTGCCGGCTGAACTGCTGCACAAAGACACCCAGTTCCACATCAACCCGACTGGTCAGTTCATCATCGGTGGCCCGGTTGGCGACTGCGGCCTGACCGGTCGCAAGATCATCGTTGACACCTACGGCGGCATGGCCCGTCACGGCGGTGGCGCGTTCTCGGGTAAAGATCCATCCAAGGTTGACCGCTCGGCGGCCTACGCCGGCCGCTACGTGGCTAAAAACATCGTGGCTGCCGGGTTGGCTGAGCGTTGCGAGATCCAGGTTTCCTACGCAATCGGTGTCGCTCAACCGACTTCGATTTCGTTGAACACCTTCGGCACTGGCAAAATCTCTGACGACAAAATCATCAAGCTGGTGCGTGACGTGTTCGACCTGCGTCCATACGCAATCACCACCATGCTCGACCTGCTGCACCCGATGTACCAGGAAACTGCAGCCTACGGTCACTTCGGCCGCACGCCACAGACCAAAACGGTTGGCAACGATACCTTCACCACGTTCACGTGGGAGCGTACCGACCGCGCTGATGACCTGCGCGCAGCTGCCGGCATCTAA
- a CDS encoding ArsR/SmtB family transcription factor: MNLRAPIISHDDCDDLSALCKAGGDPLRLNVLRTLANDSFGVLELAQIFAIGQSGMSHHLKVLAQAQLVATRREGNAIFYRRALPRTERLGGKLHAALLEEVDNLALPVDVQVRIAAVHGQRAAASQDFFSRVAEKFRAQQDLIAGLVQYRDSVLALLDKLSFNSAATALEVGPGDGSFLPDLARRFHQVTALDNSPAMLELARQLCERESLNNVSLILADALHDAQIQADCVVLNMVLHHFAAPAEALKQLATLLQPGASLLITELCSHNQAWAREACGDLWLGFEQDDLARWATAAGLVPGESLYVGLRNGFQIQVRHFQRPAGDTHHR; encoded by the coding sequence ATGAACCTGCGCGCGCCTATTATCAGCCACGACGATTGCGACGATCTCTCCGCCCTGTGCAAGGCCGGGGGCGATCCGCTGCGACTGAACGTTCTGCGTACGCTGGCGAATGATTCGTTTGGTGTACTGGAGCTGGCGCAAATCTTTGCCATCGGCCAATCCGGCATGAGCCATCACCTCAAGGTGCTGGCCCAGGCGCAGCTGGTAGCGACACGACGCGAAGGCAATGCGATTTTTTATCGCCGCGCACTGCCCCGCACCGAACGATTGGGCGGAAAATTGCACGCAGCGCTGCTGGAAGAGGTCGATAACCTGGCCTTGCCCGTCGACGTGCAGGTACGTATCGCTGCCGTACACGGGCAACGCGCAGCAGCCAGCCAGGACTTTTTCTCGCGCGTAGCCGAGAAGTTCCGCGCTCAACAGGATTTGATCGCCGGCCTGGTGCAATATCGGGACAGCGTTTTGGCGCTGCTCGACAAACTGAGCTTCAATTCAGCGGCCACAGCACTGGAAGTTGGTCCTGGCGATGGCAGCTTTTTGCCCGATCTGGCCCGCCGCTTTCATCAGGTCACGGCACTGGACAACAGCCCGGCAATGCTTGAGCTGGCTCGCCAGCTGTGTGAGCGAGAGTCACTGAACAATGTCAGCCTGATCCTGGCCGACGCCTTACACGATGCACAGATCCAGGCCGATTGCGTGGTATTGAACATGGTCCTGCACCATTTCGCTGCGCCGGCCGAAGCACTCAAGCAACTGGCCACCTTGCTGCAACCTGGCGCCAGCCTGCTGATAACAGAGTTATGTAGTCATAATCAGGCGTGGGCCCGTGAAGCTTGCGGTGATCTGTGGCTTGGTTTTGAACAAGATGATCTGGCCCGTTGGGCCACCGCTGCGGGACTCGTTCCCGGGGAAAGCCTCTATGTAGGCTTACGTAATGGTTTCCAGATTCAGGTCCGCCACTTTCAGCGGCCAGCTGGCGACACTCACCATCGGTAA
- the tkt gene encoding transketolase: MPSRRERANAIRALSMDAVQKANSGHPGAPMGMADIAEVLWRDYLKHNPSNPSFADRDRFVLSNGHGSMLIYSLLHLTGYDLSIDDLKNFRQLHSRTPGHPELGYTPGVETTTGPLGQGLANAVGFALAEKVLGAQFNRPGHNVVDHHTYVFLGDGCMMEGISHEVSSLAGTLGLGKLIAFYDDNGISIDGEVEGWFTDDTPKRFEAYNWQVIRNVDGHDPEEIKTAIETARKSEQPTLICCKTTIGFGSPNKQGKEDCHGAPLGAEEIALTRQTLNWSHGPFEVPADIYAEWDAKQAGAAVESEWDQRFAAYAAEFPELAAELSRRLSGKLPADFDAKANAYIAEVAAKGETIASRKASQNALNAFGPLLPELLGGSADLAGSNLTLWKGCKGVSAEDASGNYMYYGVREFGMSAIMNGVALHGALVPYGATFLMFMEYARNAIRMSALMKQRVIYVFTHDSIGLGEDGPTHQPVEQLTSLRTTPNLDTWRPADAVESAAAWKYALERNDGPSALIFSRQNLNHQTRDAAQIADINRGGYVLRDCAGEPELILISAGSEVGLAVQAYDKLTEQGRKVRVVSMPCTSVYEAQDAGYKQSVLPLQVSARIAIEASHADYWYKYVGLEGRVIGMTTYGESAPAPALFEEFGFTLENILGQAEELLED; encoded by the coding sequence ATGCCCAGCCGTCGTGAGCGTGCCAACGCCATTCGTGCACTCAGCATGGATGCCGTGCAAAAAGCCAACAGCGGCCATCCCGGTGCCCCTATGGGTATGGCAGATATCGCCGAAGTACTGTGGCGCGATTATCTGAAACACAACCCGAGCAACCCGTCTTTCGCCGACCGCGACCGCTTCGTGCTGTCCAATGGTCACGGCTCGATGCTGATCTACTCGCTGTTGCACCTGACCGGCTACGACCTGTCAATCGACGACCTGAAAAACTTCCGCCAGTTGCACAGCCGCACCCCGGGTCACCCGGAACTGGGCTACACGCCGGGCGTTGAAACCACCACTGGCCCGTTGGGTCAGGGCCTGGCCAACGCGGTGGGTTTTGCCCTGGCAGAAAAAGTACTGGGCGCGCAGTTCAACCGTCCCGGGCATAACGTTGTCGACCACCACACCTACGTGTTCCTGGGTGATGGTTGCATGATGGAAGGCATTTCCCACGAAGTCAGCTCGCTGGCCGGCACTTTGGGCCTGGGCAAGTTGATCGCGTTCTACGACGACAACGGCATCTCCATCGATGGCGAAGTTGAAGGCTGGTTCACCGATGACACGCCGAAGCGTTTCGAAGCCTACAACTGGCAAGTGATCCGCAACGTTGACGGCCACGACCCGGAAGAAATCAAAACCGCGATCGAAACCGCCCGCAAGAGCGAACAGCCAACGCTGATCTGCTGCAAAACCACCATCGGTTTCGGTTCGCCGAACAAGCAGGGCAAAGAAGATTGCCACGGTGCCCCACTGGGCGCAGAGGAAATCGCCCTGACCCGCCAGACCCTGAACTGGAGCCACGGTCCGTTTGAAGTCCCGGCTGATATCTATGCCGAATGGGATGCCAAGCAAGCCGGTGCTGCCGTTGAGTCCGAGTGGGATCAGCGTTTCGCGGCCTACGCTGCCGAATTCCCTGAGCTGGCGGCTGAGCTGTCCCGTCGCTTGAGCGGCAAGCTGCCAGCTGACTTCGATGCCAAGGCCAATGCCTACATCGCTGAAGTCGCTGCCAAAGGCGAGACCATCGCCAGCCGTAAAGCCAGCCAGAATGCCCTCAACGCTTTCGGCCCTCTGTTGCCGGAACTGCTCGGCGGCTCGGCTGACCTGGCCGGTTCCAACCTGACCCTGTGGAAAGGCTGCAAGGGTGTCAGCGCTGAAGATGCCAGCGGCAACTACATGTACTACGGCGTACGTGAGTTCGGCATGAGCGCCATCATGAACGGTGTTGCCCTGCACGGCGCACTGGTGCCTTACGGCGCCACCTTCCTGATGTTCATGGAATATGCCCGTAATGCCATCCGCATGTCGGCCCTGATGAAGCAGCGCGTGATCTACGTGTTCACCCACGACTCCATCGGTCTGGGCGAAGACGGTCCGACGCACCAGCCAGTCGAGCAATTGACCAGCCTGCGTACCACACCGAACCTGGACACCTGGCGTCCGGCTGACGCGGTGGAATCCGCAGCGGCCTGGAAGTACGCCCTGGAGCGCAATGACGGCCCGTCCGCGTTGATCTTCTCGCGCCAGAACCTGAACCACCAGACCCGTGATGCCGCGCAAATCGCCGACATCAACCGTGGTGGCTATGTGCTCAGGGACTGTGCAGGCGAGCCGGAGCTGATCCTGATTTCGGCCGGTTCCGAAGTGGGCCTGGCGGTACAGGCTTACGACAAGCTGACCGAGCAGGGCCGCAAGGTACGCGTGGTTTCGATGCCATGCACCAGCGTGTATGAAGCTCAGGATGCTGGCTACAAGCAATCGGTTCTGCCGTTGCAAGTAAGCGCCCGTATCGCTATCGAAGCATCGCACGCTGACTACTGGTACAAGTACGTGGGCCTGGAAGGCCGCGTCATCGGCATGACCACCTACGGCGAGTCGGCGCCTGCGCCTGCCTTGTTCGAAGAGTTCGGTTTCACCCTGGAAAACATCCTGGGTCAGGCTGAAGAGCTGCTGGAAGACTAA
- the epd gene encoding erythrose-4-phosphate dehydrogenase — protein MPQTRPYKVALNGYGRIGRCVLRALFERGAAAGFEIVALNDLADMASLEYLTRFDSTHGRFPGEIRIEGDCLHINGDCVKVFRSATPEGIDWAALGVDLVLECSGVYNTRADGQRFLDAGAPRVLFSQPMANEADVDATIVYGVNQQSLTGEERLVSNASCTTNCGVPLLRLLDEAFGLEYVSITTIHSAMNDQPVIDAYHHEDLRRTRSAFQSVIPVSTGLAKGIERLLPELAGRIQAKAVRVPTLNVSCLDITLVTARDTDAVEVNRVLREAATSGPLKGLLAYTELPHASCDFNHDPHSAIVDASQTRVSGPRLVNLLAWFDNEWGFANRMIDVAQHYLHVTHPKSVL, from the coding sequence ATGCCCCAAACGCGCCCTTACAAAGTTGCACTCAACGGTTATGGCCGGATTGGTCGTTGCGTCTTGCGTGCGTTGTTTGAGCGAGGAGCAGCTGCCGGGTTTGAAATTGTTGCACTCAATGATTTGGCCGACATGGCCAGTCTCGAATATTTGACGCGCTTCGACTCCACCCACGGCCGGTTTCCGGGCGAGATTCGGATCGAAGGCGACTGCCTGCATATCAATGGCGACTGTGTGAAGGTGTTCCGCAGTGCCACCCCTGAAGGAATCGACTGGGCCGCATTGGGCGTTGATCTGGTGCTGGAGTGTTCCGGCGTCTACAACACCCGGGCAGATGGCCAGCGCTTCCTTGATGCCGGGGCTCCCCGCGTGTTGTTTTCGCAGCCGATGGCCAACGAGGCAGATGTCGATGCCACCATCGTGTACGGCGTTAACCAGCAGAGCCTGACCGGTGAAGAGCGCCTGGTGTCCAATGCCTCCTGCACCACCAACTGCGGTGTGCCGCTGTTACGCCTGCTGGATGAGGCGTTCGGCCTGGAGTACGTATCGATTACCACCATTCACTCGGCAATGAACGATCAGCCGGTGATTGACGCTTATCACCACGAAGACCTTCGCCGTACCCGCTCGGCGTTCCAGTCGGTAATACCGGTGTCCACAGGTCTGGCGAAAGGCATCGAGCGATTGTTGCCGGAACTTGCCGGGCGGATTCAAGCCAAAGCTGTTCGAGTGCCGACGCTGAACGTGTCGTGCCTCGATATTACGTTGGTTACGGCGCGCGACACCGATGCCGTGGAGGTCAACCGCGTTCTGCGCGAGGCCGCCACCAGCGGCCCGCTCAAAGGCTTGTTGGCCTACACAGAGCTGCCGCACGCCAGTTGTGATTTTAACCATGACCCGCATTCGGCAATTGTTGATGCCAGCCAGACCCGCGTTTCCGGCCCCCGGCTGGTAAACCTGCTGGCCTGGTTCGACAACGAATGGGGCTTTGCCAATCGAATGATCGATGTGGCACAGCACTATCTGCACGTTACTCACCCCAAATCCGTTCTCTAA